Proteins encoded in a region of the Nitrososphaerales archaeon genome:
- the speB gene encoding agmatinase, with protein sequence MTYREFFMANDPLITMVREGVPSIAKVFGVPFDATSTYRPGSRFGANAIREAFMNIEIYSTKLGIDLEELTIEDLGNLRYTTSVEKMVYSVEKVVSELVSEKVTFAMLGGEHTATFGAYSALPNDCALVIFDAHLDLRDSYADLRLSHATFLRRLLENRGAQNAIIVGARAASGEEWRIADKIGLTIVSTNSLYTLKNHQKLLEDFLSEFSKVYVSIDLDVLDPAYAPAVSNPEPMGISTFQLLELLYTLEGKEIVGFDIMELSPPYDNGSTACVAAKLLAELICLSYLYKAKQRSHIK encoded by the coding sequence ATGACGTATAGAGAATTTTTCATGGCGAATGATCCTTTGATAACGATGGTGAGAGAAGGTGTACCATCGATAGCTAAAGTCTTTGGAGTTCCCTTCGATGCCACTTCAACGTATAGGCCTGGTTCAAGGTTTGGTGCCAATGCGATTCGAGAGGCATTCATGAATATCGAGATTTACTCTACCAAGCTGGGTATCGATTTAGAAGAGCTCACAATCGAAGATCTGGGCAATCTTCGTTATACTACCTCTGTAGAGAAGATGGTGTATTCGGTAGAGAAGGTCGTATCTGAGCTGGTCTCTGAGAAGGTAACATTTGCAATGCTCGGTGGTGAGCATACGGCTACATTCGGTGCATACTCTGCACTACCGAACGATTGTGCATTGGTGATATTCGATGCACATCTGGACCTTAGGGATAGTTATGCCGATCTCAGGTTGAGCCATGCAACCTTCCTTCGCCGTTTACTCGAAAATAGGGGTGCACAGAATGCAATCATCGTTGGGGCTAGGGCTGCATCGGGTGAGGAATGGAGGATTGCTGATAAAATCGGCCTAACCATCGTATCCACGAATTCTCTATACACGTTAAAAAATCATCAAAAGTTACTTGAAGATTTCTTATCCGAGTTTAGTAAAGTCTATGTTAGTATCGATCTCGATGTACTCGACCCTGCCTATGCACCCGCTGTTAGCAACCCCGAGCCCATGGGGATTTCGACATTTCAACTTTTAGAACTTTTATACACTTTAGAGGGGAAAGAGATCGTGGGCTTCGATATTATGGAGCTTTCACCCCCTTATGACAACGGTTCGACCGCCTGTGTAGCAGCAAAGTTACTAGCGGAGCTTATATGCCTATCATATTTGTACAAGGCAAAGCAAAGATCACATATAAAATAA
- a CDS encoding serine/threonine protein phosphatase — MNDSRFVEFGLNPSDTPFKGVGSLLNEFKNRALEHNYEDMLNLLDSIKGSIKKFSTHVVEGALVYIQSDDRLIVLGDIHGDLDTLVRILEGSNLDEILRSKAGLILFLGDYIDRGQYSLEVLYLLISLKSLYPDRVILLRGNHEPPPNLIPHPHDLPYQARLRYGIRGREVYNALMDFFQYLPASGVDLRGVFYVHGGIPIKAPSLIEISKASENLSLMEELLWNDPVEHIDEWEPSFRGAGFHFGKKVTESFLKNNRLSFIVSGHRPCEGFMLNHGGKVLTIFSRKGEPYYNSKVAYLDLPAGSIKGEIQDYVVLIE; from the coding sequence TTGAACGACTCAAGATTCGTTGAGTTCGGCTTAAATCCTAGCGATACGCCCTTTAAAGGTGTGGGCAGTTTGTTAAACGAGTTCAAGAATAGAGCTTTAGAGCATAATTATGAAGATATGTTGAACCTTTTAGATAGCATCAAGGGATCTATCAAGAAGTTCTCAACACACGTTGTTGAGGGTGCATTGGTATATATTCAAAGTGATGATAGGTTGATAGTACTAGGTGATATTCATGGTGACCTTGATACTCTCGTTAGAATTTTAGAAGGTTCGAATCTGGATGAAATATTAAGATCGAAGGCGGGCCTAATCCTATTCCTTGGAGATTACATCGACCGAGGCCAATATTCGTTAGAAGTCCTTTACTTACTTATCAGCCTTAAATCCCTATATCCAGATAGAGTCATACTATTAAGAGGGAATCACGAACCTCCACCTAATCTTATACCCCATCCCCATGATTTACCTTATCAAGCAAGGTTAAGGTACGGTATAAGGGGCAGGGAAGTTTATAATGCACTCATGGATTTTTTCCAATACTTGCCAGCGAGTGGTGTAGATCTGAGGGGGGTCTTTTATGTGCATGGTGGTATTCCCATAAAAGCGCCTAGCCTCATTGAAATTTCAAAGGCTTCAGAAAATCTCAGCCTCATGGAGGAGCTTCTATGGAACGATCCTGTTGAGCATATCGATGAATGGGAACCATCCTTTAGAGGAGCAGGCTTCCATTTCGGTAAAAAGGTTACAGAATCTTTCCTTAAGAATAATCGTTTATCGTTCATCGTAAGTGGCCATAGACCGTGTGAAGGCTTTATGTTAAACCATGGTGGTAAGGTCCTCACAATCTTCTCTAGAAAGGGCGAACCGTACTATAACTCTAAGGTAGCGTACCTTGATTTACCCGCTGGAAGCATAAAAGGTGAAATTCAAGATTATGTAGTTTTGATCGAATAG